The DNA segment CGACATGGGCAAGGCGGCCATCGGCACCGGCCTGTTCGTGGTGATCGGGCTCTCCTCGATCGGCCCGGTCCGGCGCAGGCTGCCGTACGACACCTGGTACCACGTGCATCTGCTGACGTACGCGGCGGTGTTCCTGACCTTCTGGCACCAGATCACCACCGGCAACGACTTCGCGGTCGAGCCGATGGCGAAGACCTTCTGGTACGTGCTGTACGGCGTGGTGACCGCGCTGGTGCTCTGGTACCGGGTCATCGTGCCGGTCCGGCTGAACCTGCGGCACCGGATGCGGGTGGAGGCGGTGATCGAGGAGTCGCCGGGCATCGTGTCGGTGCTGATCTCCGGGCGGAAGCTGCACCGGATGGGCGCGGAGGCGGGCCAGTTCTTCCGCTGGCGGTTCCTGGCGCCCGGGATGCGGTTCAGCTCGCACCCGTACTCCCTGTCGGCGGCGCCCCGGCCGGGGATGCTGCGGATCACGGTGAAGGCGATCGGCGACCACAGCGCGCGGCTGCGCGAGCTGGAGCCGGGCACGCGGGTGTGGGCGGAGGGCCCGTACGGGGCGCTCACCGCGCAGCGGCGCAGCCGGGGCAAGGTGCTGCTGGTGGCGGGCGGGGTCGGGATCACGCCGATGCGCGCGCTGTTCGAGACCCTGCCGGGCGCCTCCGGTGACATCACCCTGCTGTACCGGGCGAACACCACGCAGGACCTCGCCCTGTGGGACGAGCTGGCCGCGATCGCCGAGGAGCGGGGCGCCCGGCTGATGTACGCGGTGAACAGCCCGGACGGCGAGCGGCCGGACATCTCGGCGGAGAACCTCCGGCGCAAGATGCCCGACATCGACCGCCACGACGTCTTCATGTGCGGGCCGCCCGGCTTCGCGCAGTCGGTGTACGAGGCACTGCGCGGCGCGGGGGTCCCCGCCCGGCGCATCCATCACGAGTCGTTCGAGATGTGAGCGGAGCTCCAGAAGCCATGAGGAAGAGCCACCCCATCCGGCGTGTGATGCTGGCCACCGCCGCCACCGTGTCAGGTGTCGTGCTGCTGCTGTCGCTGAAGCCCTCGTCCGGCCCGGCGTCGGCCTCGGCGGCCGCCCCGCCGGCGTCGGCGGCCGCGCAGGAGTCGCCGCAGGGCGGCTCCGGCGGCGGTGCCCAGGCGTCCGACCGGGCCGGCACGGTCACCGGGGACGCGGCGCAGACGCCGTACGGTGCCGTGCGGGTCCGGCTGACGGTCAGCGGCGGGAAGATCACCAAGGCGGAGGCCGTCGAGGCGCCGAAGGGCCCGACGAGCGACGAGAAGACCGCGCTCGCGGTGCCCCGGCTGAACCAGGCGGTCCTCGCGACGCAGAACGCGCAGATCGACTCGGTGTCGGGGGCGACCTACACCAGCACCGGGTACAAGAAGTCGCTCCAGTCCGCACTGGACCGGATCAAGAAGGCTCCCACGGGCGGGAGTTCGGGTGCGGCGCAGGCCCGTACGGTCACGGGAAGCGCGGAGCAGACCCCCTACGGGGCCGTCCAGGTGCGGGTCACGCTCAGCGGGAAGAAGATCACCAAGGCGGAGGCGGTCCAGGCGCCCAAGGGCGGGACGAGCGACGAGAAGACCGCGCTCGCGGTGCCCCGGCTGAACCAGGCCGCGGTCGCCGCGGGCAGCGCGCGGATCGACTCGGTGTCCGGGGCGACCTACACCAGCACCGGGTACAAGAAGTCGCTCCAGTCCGCGCTGGACCAGGCCGGTGACTGACACGGTGGCCGAGCGGGCGGGGACACCGCATGTGCTGCGGCACGCGGAGGAGGTCATGGGCACCGTCTTCTCCTTCGACGTGCGCGGCGGCGACCCCGGCGAGGTGCGCGCGGCGCTGGAGTCGGCGGTCGCGGGACTGCACCGGGCCGACGCGGTGTTCAGCACCTACCGCGAGGACAGCGAGGTGTCCCGGCTGGCCCGCGAGGAGCTGACGCCCGAGGAGTGCGCCCCCGAGGTGCGCGAGGTGCTGGCGCTGGCGGCCGAGGCGGAGCGGGTGAGCGACGGCTGGTTCAGCACCCGGTACCGGGGGACGTTCGACCCGACCGGGATCGTCAAGGGCTGGTCCGCCGAGCGGGCCGCGCGCACCCTGGCCGCCGTCCCCGGCGTGTGCGGGGTCAGTGTGAACGGCGGGGGTGACGTCCAGATGGTGGGCGCGCCCGAGCCGCACCGGGCGTGGCGGGTGGGTGTGGCCGATCCGCTCCGGCCGGGCGGGCTGGCGGCTGTGGTGTCGGCGGCCGGGGCGGACGAGCTGGCGGTGGCGACCTCGGGCACGGCGGAGCGGGGCGCGCACATCGTGGACCCGCGCACCGGCCGCTCCGCGGTGACCGACCTGGTCGCGGTGACGGTGGTGACCCCCCGGCTGACCTGGGCGGACTGCTGGGCCACCGCCGCCTTCGCGATGGGCTCCCGCGCGGGGCTTGCCTGGCTGGAGTCCCTCCCGGACGTGGAGGGCCTGCTGATCACGGCGGGCGACGAGGTCCGCTGCACGGGGGGTCTGGCGACCCGGCTGGGCTGAGCCGGACGCCCTGACGCCTACGGCCCGTTCTGGGCGAGCCGGAGCAGGTGGTCCGCGAGGGCCTGGCCGCCGGTGGCGTCGCGGCTGATCAGCATCAGCGTGTCGTCGCCGGCGATGGTGCCGAGGACGTCGTGGAGTTCGGCCTGGTCGATGGCCGAGGCGAGGAACTGGGCGGCGCCGGGCGGGGTGCGCAGCACGACGAGGTTGGCGGACGCCTCGGCGGAGATCAGCAGCTCCTGGGAGAGCCGCCGCATCCGCTCCTCCTTGGCGGAGCCGCCCAGCGGGGCGCGCGGGGTGCGGAAGCCGCCCTCGCTGGGCACCGCGTAGATCAGGTCGCCGTCGGTGTTGCGGATCTTGACCGCGTTCAGCTCGTCCAGGTCGCGGGAGAGCGTGGCCTGGGTGACGGTCAGCCCGTCGTCGGCGAGCAGCTTGGCGAGCTGGCTCTGCGAGCGCACCGGCTGCCGGTTGAGGATGTCCACGATCCGGCGGTGTCGGGCCGTCCGGGTCTGCGGTACGGCGGGTCCGCCCGCCGCCTGATCGTGGTCCTGCGCCTGGCTCATCGTCGTCTCATTCTCGGGGTCGTCCGTCCTCGGTGCTTCGGTCGAGGATGCCGGGCAGCGCCTGGAGGAAGGCGTCCACCTCGTCGTCGCGCAGGTTCAGCGGGGGCATGAGCCGTACGACGTCGGGGGCGGGCGCGTTCACCAGGAACCCGGCCTCCTGGGCCGCCGTCTGCGCCTCGTCGGCGTGCGGCCCGGTGAGCACGATACCCAGCAGCAGGCCCGCGCCCCGGACATGGTCGACCAGCGGGTGCTCCAGCGCCTCGATCCCGGCGCGCAGGGCCTCGCTCTGCCGCTTGGTGTTGGCGAGCAGGTCCTCGTCCTCGATGGTGTCCAGGACGGCGAGTCCGGCGGCGCAGGCGACCGGGTTCCCGCCGAAGGTGGTGCCGTGCTGGCCGGGCCGGAGCAGGTCGGCGGCGCGGCCGAAGGCGAGGGTGGCGCCGAGCGGCAGTCCGCCGCCGAGCCCCTTGGCGAGGGTGACGACGTCGGGCAGTACGCCCTCGTGGGCCTGGTAGGCGAACCAGTCGCCGGTGCGGCCGACGCCGGTCTGCACCTCGTCCAGCACGAGCAGCGCGCCGGTCGCGGCGGTGATGGCGCGGGCGGCCTTGAGGTAGCCGGGCGGCGGCACCACGACCCCGTTCTCGCCCTGGATCGGCTCGATGATCACCATGGCGGTGTCCGGGGTGACGGCGGCCGCGAGCGCCTGCGGGTCGCCGTACGGGACGTGTGTGACGTCGCCGGGCAGCGGGCGGAAGGGCTCCTGCTTGCCGGGCTGGCCGGTGAGGGCGAGGGCGCCCATGGTGCGGCCGTGGAAGCCGCCCTCGGTCGCCACCATGTGGGTGCGCCCGGTGAGCCGGCCGATCTTCAGCGCGCCTTCGTTGGCCTCGGCGCCGGAGTTGCAGAAGAACACCTTGCCGTCCCGGCCGAACAGCCGCAGCAGGCGCTCGGCGAGGGCGACGGGCGGCTCGGCGACGAACAGGTTGGAGACATGGCCGAGGGTGCCGATCTGCTCGGTCACCGCGTGGACGACGGCCGGGTGGGCGTGCCCGAGGGCGTTGACCGCGATTCCGCCGACGAAGTCGAGGTAGCGCTTGCCGTCGGCGTCCCAGAGGGCGGTGCCCTCGCCCCGGACGAGGGGCAGGCGCGGGGTGCCGTAGTTGTTCATGAGCGCGCCCTGCCAGCGCGCGGTCAGTTCCTCGTTGCTCATGACTCCCCCGGGGTGTCCGGCTCGTCGGGCACGACCATGGTGCCGATGCCCTCGTCGGTGAAGATCTCCAGCAGGATCGAGTGCTGGACGCGGCCGTCGATGACGCGGGCGGTGCGCACGCCGTTGCGTACGGCGTGCAGGCAGCCCTCCATCTTGGGCACCATGCCCGAGGAGAGTTCGGGCAGCAGCTTCTCCAGCTCGGTGGCGGTGAGGCGGCTGATCACCTCGTCGGAGTGCGGCCAGTCCTCGTAGAGTCCCTCGACGTCGGTGAGGACCATGAGGGTTTCGGCGCCCAGCGCAGCAGCGAGTGCCGCAGCCGCCGTATCAGCATTGACGTTGTAGACATGTCCGTCGTCCTGGGAGCGGGCGATAGAGGAGACGACCGGGATGCGGTCGTCGGCGAGCAGGGTCTCGATGGCGCCGGTGTCGATCTCGGTGATCTCGCCGACGCGTCCGATATCGATCAGTTCGCCGTCGACCCTGGGCCGGTGCCGGGTCGCGGTGATGGTGTGGGCGTCCTCGCCGGTGAGTCCGACGGCGAGCGGCCCGTGCTGGTTGAGCAGCCCGACCAGCTCGCGCTGCACCTGCCCGGCGAGCACCATCCGTACGACGTCCATGGCGTCCTCGGTGGTGACGCGCAGGCCGGCCTTGAACTCGCTGACGATGCCGTGCCGGTCGAGCGCGGCGCTGATCTGGGGTCCGCCGCCGTGCACGACGACGGGGCGCAGACCGGCGTGGCGCAGGAAGACGACGTCCTGGGCGAACGCGGCCTTGAGGCTCTCGTCGACCATGGCGTTGCCGCCGAACTTGATGACGACGGTGCGGCCGTGGTGGCGGGTGAGCCAGGGCAGCGCCTCGACGAGGGTCTGCGCCTTGGGCAGGGCGGTGTGCTTCCGCGTGGAGGTGCTCATGAGCTGTACGCGCTGTTCTCGTGGACGTAGTCCGCGGTCAGGTCGTTGGTCCAGATGGTGGCGGTCTCGGTGCCGGCGGCGAGGTCGGCGACGATGTGCACCTCGCGGTAGCGCATGTCGACCAGGTCGCGGTCCTCGCCGACCGAGCCGCCCTTGCAGACCCAGACGCCGTTGATGGCGACGTTTAGCCGGTCGGGCTCGAAGACGGCCTGGGTGGTGCCGATGGCGGAGAGCACACGGCCCCAGTTGGGGTCCTCGCCGTGCAGGGCGCACTTGAGGAGGTTGTTGCGGGCGATGGACCGGCCGACCTCGACGGCGTCCTCCTCGGTGGCCGCGTTGATCACCTCGACCTTGATGTCCTTGCTGGCGCCCTCGGCGTCGCCGATGAGCTGGCGGCCGAGGTCGGCGCAGACCTCGCGGACGGCGTCGGCGAAGTCGTCGTAGCCGGGGGTGTTGCCGGAGGCGCCGGAGGAGAGCAGCAGGACGGTGTCGTTGGTGGACATGCAGCCGTCGGAGTCGACCCGGTCGAAGGTGACCTTGGTGGCGTCGCGCAGCGCCTTGTCCAGCTCGGCGTCGGTGAGGACGGCGTCGGTGGTGAGGACGACCAGCATGGTGGCGAGGCCGGGGGCGAGCATGCCGGCGCCCTTGGCCATGCCGCCGACCGTCCAGCCGTCCCGGCTCACCACGGCGGTCTTGTGGTGGGTGTCGGTGGTCTTGATGGCGAGGGCGGCCTTCTCGCCGCCGTGCTCGCTCAGGGCTGCGGCGGCCTTCTCGACGCCGGGCAGCAGCTTGTCCATGGGCAGGGTCACGCCGATGAGGCCGGTGGAGCAGACGGCGACCTCGATGGGGGCGCGGTCGAGGACCTCGGCCACCTTCTCGGCGGTGGCGTGGGTGTCCTGGAAGCCCTGGGGGCCCGTACAGGCGTTGGCGCCGCCGGAGTTGAGGACGACCGCGCTGATCTGCCCGCCCTTGAGGACCTGCTCGGACCACAGCACCGGGGCGGCCTTCACGCGGTTGGCGGTGAAGACGCCGGCGGCGGCGCGGCGGGGGCCGGTGTTGACCACGAGGGCCAGGTCGGGGTTGCCGTTCTGCTTGATCCCGGCGGCGATGCCCGCCGCGGTGAATCCCTTGGCCGCTGTGACGCTCAAGGCGCGACTCCGATCGTGGAAAGCCCGGTGGTCTCGTCGAGCCCGAGGGCGATGTTCATGCTCTGTACGGCACCGCCCGCGGTGCCCTTGGTCAGGTTGTCGATGGCGCTGATCACGATGACGCGGTGGGTCTCGGTGTCCAGGGCGACCTGCGCCTGGACCGCGTTGGAGCCGGTCACGGCGCCGGTGGCCGGCCATTGTCCCTCGGGGAGCAGCCGCAGATACGGCTCGTCGGCGTACGCCTTCTCGTAGACCGCGCGGACCGTCTCCGCGGTGACCCCGGCACGCGCCCTGGCGCTGCACGTGGCGAGGATGCCCCGGGGCATGGGCGCGAGGGTCGGGGTGAACGAGACGCTCACCCGCTCCCCGGCGGCCGCGCTGAGGTTCTGGATCATCTCGGGGGTGTGCCGGTGTCCGCCGCCGACGCCGTACGGGGTCATGGAGCCCATGACCTCAGCTCCGAGCAGATGCGCCTTGGGCGCCTTGCCGGCCCCGGAGGTGCCGGAGGCGGCGACGATCACGGCCTCGGGCTCGGTGATCCCGGCCTCGTAGGCGGGGAAGAGGGCGAGGGAGACGGCGGTGGGGTAGCAGCCGGGTACGGCGATGCGCTTGGTCCCCTCCAACACGGCCCGGGCGCCGGGGAGTTCGGGCAGGCCGTAGGGCCAGGTGCCGGCGTGCGGGGAGCCGTAGAAGCGCTCCCAGTCGGCGGGGTCCGCGAGCCGGAAGTCGGCGCCCAGGTCGATCACCAGCACGTCCGGGCCGAGCTGCTCGGCGACGGCGGCGGACTGTCCGTGGGGCAGCGCCAGGAAGACCACGTCGTGCCCGGCGAGCGCCTCGGCGGTCGTCTCCGCCAGCACCCGGTCGGCCAGTGGCGCGAGCTGCGGCTGCAGCTCCCCCAGCCGCCGGCCCGCGCTGGAGTGCCCGGTGAGCGTCCCGACCTCGACCCCGGCATGCCCGAGCAGCAGCCGCAGCAACTCCCCACCCGCATACCCACTGGCCCCGGCCACCGCCGCGCGCACCACCATGTCAGCCTCCTTCAACTGGCATGACTATACGTAGTGCCGCAGTTTTATGCAATCAGGTGTGCGAAGGGGACCGCCTGATGGGGCCGGCTCAGGACCGCGTCGCCCTCCCGCACTCGTCCCCGGCGGACCCGGCGGACCCGGCGGACCCGCCCTGGCCGAACGGCGTGCCGCGGTCGTACGGGTCGACCTCCCGGCCGGACTCGTCCGCGTCGTGGTCCGGGCCGAAGGGTGGGACGAAGTAGCCCGTGGGGGTGCCGCAGCCGCCGTTGGTCATGTCGTAGTTGTAGGAGACGACCGAGAAGGTGCCCGGCTCGGTGTGGACCTTGTCGGGGTCGTCCCAGCTCAGGACCAGTTCGCGGCGGACGATCGTCCGCAGGATCTCGTCGCCGCCCGGACGGGCGACCGGGTAGACGAAGGTGACGTCGGCGGTCGCCCTCAGGGCGCCGCGTTCGCCCTCGCGGTAGGTGAGCGCGCCGCGTGTCTTCACGATGTCGCCGACCAGGTGGGCGCGGGAGGGCTGGAAGCGGCTGAAGAGGAGGAGGGGGTCGTTCTTCTCGCCCGGGGCCTGGAAGGCGGTCTTCAGAAGGTGCTGAACGTCCTTCTGGTGCGGGTTGATCAGTGCGATCGCCTTCTCCGGGCGCTCGCCCCGCAACACCGCCCGGTCCAGGCTGGACGCGGCCAGGAAGTCCCGGCTGCGGTTCAGGGCCCGCCCGACCTCGGCCGCGCTCATCCCGCCGACCGCCTTGGTCTCCTTCGGCATGGTGATCCCCGCCGTCCCGCTCGCCCAGGCCGTCGCCGGCGAACCGCGGAACGGGTCCTGAGCGGTGGCGCGCCGGGCATCCGGGCGCGACACGTCGGAACCGGTGACGAGGTCCACCACCCGTCCGGGGGCGAGCGCCACGAAGAGCAGGGCCAGGACGGCCAGCAGCCCGACCACGTACCGGCCCACCGGCCTTCTGGACCGGGCGGGTCGGTGGTCGCGCCGGCCGTCCAGGCCCCTGCGGGGCTCCGTGCGCAGCCGTCCCGCCACCTCGCGGGCTCGCGCCGAGGGCTCCTTGGGGGCGTCGGCGCTACCCGCCACCGACTCGCGCAGAAACCGCTCCCACTCCTCGTCGGATCTGGACGAACCGTCCGGCTCCGTGCCCGCACCCATCCCGCACCCCCTGGTGATCAGTGAACCGCGCCCCTCTCCCCCGGGACGCGTCCGCATGATGGCACAGGGTGCCGACAAGGGGGGCCGCCCCAACCGGTCGGATCAAGAACCCACTTCACGCATACGGCTCGCCGCATAGGATCACTCCATGGGACTGCGACCTGTGCACGTCAATATCAAGGCCGTTGACGCTCCGAAGGTCGGGCGGTTCTGGGCGGAGGCGCTGGGATGGACCGCCTACAGTCCCGGTGTGACGACCTATGTCGGGCCGGCCGGGGGGCCGGTGTGGCCGGACCCCGTGGTGGTCGGGGTGGATGTCGTGCCGGTGCCGGAGGGCAGGGGGGCGGCGAAGAACCGTACACATCTTGATCTTGCCACTGCCTCGCCGGCGCATCAGGCGGAGCTGGTGGCGCGGCTGGAGGGGCACGGGGCCACGCGTCTCGACATCGGGCAGGGGGACGTGCCGTGGGTGGTGCTCGCCGATCCCGAAGGGAACGAGTTCTGTGTGCTGGAGCCCCGGGAGCGGTACCGGGACACCGGGCCGATCGCGGCGGTGGTCGTGGACTGCGTGGAGCCGCGGGCGATGGCCCGGTTCTGGGGTGCGGCGACGGGGTGGACCGTGCGGCGGGAGAGCGACGACCTCGTGTTGCTGCGGTCGGCCGACGGGACGGGTCCGTACCTGGAGTTGTTCCGCTCACCCACCGCGCACACCGCGCCCGACCGCGTCCACCTCGACCTTCTCCCCCACCCCGGCGGTGACCGGGCGGCGGAGGTCGCCCGGCTGAAGGCGCTCGGTGCCGTCGATCTCGACCTCGGCCAGGGTGACGTCCCGTGGACCTGCCTCACCGACCCCGAGGGAAACGCGTTCTGCGTACTGGCGCGGGACTGAGCTCTACTCCTTCGCCGCCTCGACCAGCACGTCCGCCGACAGCAGCCCCAGCGCGTTGGAGGCGAGCGGGCTGTCTCCGGTGAGGAGTCTGCGGTCCTGGTGGGTCTGGCCGGTGATCTCGGAGTTCAGCACCTCGACGCCCTGCTTCTCCAGCAGATCGGCGACCAGCCACCGCAGCCGGCCGGGCAGGTAGCCCATCTCCAGGTTGGCGCCCGTGTCGAGCGCGTCGGGGAAGACGCACAGGGAGTAGCCGTCGAAGGGCGACTTGTCCTTGCCCCGGGCGGCGGCGAGCAGCGCGGCCGGGCCGTGGCAGAGGGTGATGACGTACTTGTCGTTGGCGAGCGCCCAGTCCAGCGTCTCGGTCACGTCCTCACTCTCCGCGAGCCCGATCACCGCTCCGTGCCCGCCGGGGATGAAGACGGCGATGTAGTCCGACTCGGGCCCCAGCTTGTCCGCGACCACCTCGGAGAGCTTCATCGGCTGCTTCAGCTGGGGTTTGAGCGCCTCGTACGTCTCCATGACGGCCTTGTCCTCCTCCGGCATGGCCCACAGCTCCAGCTTCACGGGGTTGCCGCTGAGGGTGGCCACGTCGACGTCGACGCCCGCCTCCATCATGTGGTGCAGCGGGAGCAGCATCTCGACGGGATGGTTGCCGGTGGAGAAGAACTTGCCGTCCTCGGTGAGCAGATACCGCTCGTCCGTGCCGATCATCAGCACCTTCCACCGCCCGCCGGTGTACGCGCCCTTGTGCTGGACGCCGTCGAAATCGGTCTTCGGCGCGGTGTACTTGCTCAGTGAGTACGGGGACGGGAAGAACGCGTTGTCCTCGGCCGGATCGGGAGCCGGATCCTTGCTCAACTCGGTCGCGTCGGACATGGGAAACCTCCTGCCGGCCGGGGAAACGTCTTTCTCTCCAACGTAGACACCGTGCCGGGCACCCGCACGATGTGGCGGGCGTGGCGCCAGGGGTGCAGAGTGGCCGGGGGGAGCGCGTGGAGGAGACGGGATGCCTCAGCAGCCACCGGAGACCGCTCAGGAATTCGACTTCGTCGTCGTCGGCTCGGGCGCCGGCGGCGGCCCCCTGGCCGCCAACCTCGCCCTCGCCGGGCACCGGGTCCTGGTGCTGGAGGCGGGCGACGAACACGACTGCCCGTACTACTCGATCCCGA comes from the Streptomyces seoulensis genome and includes:
- a CDS encoding ferredoxin reductase family protein, encoding MTTTLAGGRAARRQTMRRIRPRRSPAVPLLLVVWAGAAAVLWLWWHNTPSIADNAGRVLNAGRITGLLAGYLMALVVLQMARVPALERRVGSDRVARWHAMSGRYTLSLVLAHVFLIMWGYALQAGKSLGDIVRQTVDSVNQLPDMGKAAIGTGLFVVIGLSSIGPVRRRLPYDTWYHVHLLTYAAVFLTFWHQITTGNDFAVEPMAKTFWYVLYGVVTALVLWYRVIVPVRLNLRHRMRVEAVIEESPGIVSVLISGRKLHRMGAEAGQFFRWRFLAPGMRFSSHPYSLSAAPRPGMLRITVKAIGDHSARLRELEPGTRVWAEGPYGALTAQRRSRGKVLLVAGGVGITPMRALFETLPGASGDITLLYRANTTQDLALWDELAAIAEERGARLMYAVNSPDGERPDISAENLRRKMPDIDRHDVFMCGPPGFAQSVYEALRGAGVPARRIHHESFEM
- a CDS encoding VOC family protein is translated as MGLRPVHVNIKAVDAPKVGRFWAEALGWTAYSPGVTTYVGPAGGPVWPDPVVVGVDVVPVPEGRGAAKNRTHLDLATASPAHQAELVARLEGHGATRLDIGQGDVPWVVLADPEGNEFCVLEPRERYRDTGPIAAVVVDCVEPRAMARFWGAATGWTVRRESDDLVLLRSADGTGPYLELFRSPTAHTAPDRVHLDLLPHPGGDRAAEVARLKALGAVDLDLGQGDVPWTCLTDPEGNAFCVLARD
- the argB gene encoding acetylglutamate kinase; this encodes MSTSTRKHTALPKAQTLVEALPWLTRHHGRTVVIKFGGNAMVDESLKAAFAQDVVFLRHAGLRPVVVHGGGPQISAALDRHGIVSEFKAGLRVTTEDAMDVVRMVLAGQVQRELVGLLNQHGPLAVGLTGEDAHTITATRHRPRVDGELIDIGRVGEITEIDTGAIETLLADDRIPVVSSIARSQDDGHVYNVNADTAAAALAAALGAETLMVLTDVEGLYEDWPHSDEVISRLTATELEKLLPELSSGMVPKMEGCLHAVRNGVRTARVIDGRVQHSILLEIFTDEGIGTMVVPDEPDTPGES
- a CDS encoding acetylornithine transaminase, which gives rise to MSNEELTARWQGALMNNYGTPRLPLVRGEGTALWDADGKRYLDFVGGIAVNALGHAHPAVVHAVTEQIGTLGHVSNLFVAEPPVALAERLLRLFGRDGKVFFCNSGAEANEGALKIGRLTGRTHMVATEGGFHGRTMGALALTGQPGKQEPFRPLPGDVTHVPYGDPQALAAAVTPDTAMVIIEPIQGENGVVVPPPGYLKAARAITAATGALLVLDEVQTGVGRTGDWFAYQAHEGVLPDVVTLAKGLGGGLPLGATLAFGRAADLLRPGQHGTTFGGNPVACAAGLAVLDTIEDEDLLANTKRQSEALRAGIEALEHPLVDHVRGAGLLLGIVLTGPHADEAQTAAQEAGFLVNAPAPDVVRLMPPLNLRDDEVDAFLQALPGILDRSTEDGRPRE
- the argC gene encoding N-acetyl-gamma-glutamyl-phosphate reductase; the encoded protein is MVVRAAVAGASGYAGGELLRLLLGHAGVEVGTLTGHSSAGRRLGELQPQLAPLADRVLAETTAEALAGHDVVFLALPHGQSAAVAEQLGPDVLVIDLGADFRLADPADWERFYGSPHAGTWPYGLPELPGARAVLEGTKRIAVPGCYPTAVSLALFPAYEAGITEPEAVIVAASGTSGAGKAPKAHLLGAEVMGSMTPYGVGGGHRHTPEMIQNLSAAAGERVSVSFTPTLAPMPRGILATCSARARAGVTAETVRAVYEKAYADEPYLRLLPEGQWPATGAVTGSNAVQAQVALDTETHRVIVISAIDNLTKGTAGGAVQSMNIALGLDETTGLSTIGVAP
- a CDS encoding arginine repressor; amino-acid sequence: MSQAQDHDQAAGGPAVPQTRTARHRRIVDILNRQPVRSQSQLAKLLADDGLTVTQATLSRDLDELNAVKIRNTDGDLIYAVPSEGGFRTPRAPLGGSAKEERMRRLSQELLISAEASANLVVLRTPPGAAQFLASAIDQAELHDVLGTIAGDDTLMLISRDATGGQALADHLLRLAQNGP
- a CDS encoding FMN-binding protein, giving the protein MRKSHPIRRVMLATAATVSGVVLLLSLKPSSGPASASAAAPPASAAAQESPQGGSGGGAQASDRAGTVTGDAAQTPYGAVRVRLTVSGGKITKAEAVEAPKGPTSDEKTALAVPRLNQAVLATQNAQIDSVSGATYTSTGYKKSLQSALDRIKKAPTGGSSGAAQARTVTGSAEQTPYGAVQVRVTLSGKKITKAEAVQAPKGGTSDEKTALAVPRLNQAAVAAGSARIDSVSGATYTSTGYKKSLQSALDQAGD
- a CDS encoding FAD:protein FMN transferase gives rise to the protein MTDTVAERAGTPHVLRHAEEVMGTVFSFDVRGGDPGEVRAALESAVAGLHRADAVFSTYREDSEVSRLAREELTPEECAPEVREVLALAAEAERVSDGWFSTRYRGTFDPTGIVKGWSAERAARTLAAVPGVCGVSVNGGGDVQMVGAPEPHRAWRVGVADPLRPGGLAAVVSAAGADELAVATSGTAERGAHIVDPRTGRSAVTDLVAVTVVTPRLTWADCWATAAFAMGSRAGLAWLESLPDVEGLLITAGDEVRCTGGLATRLG
- the argJ gene encoding bifunctional glutamate N-acetyltransferase/amino-acid acetyltransferase ArgJ encodes the protein MSVTAAKGFTAAGIAAGIKQNGNPDLALVVNTGPRRAAAGVFTANRVKAAPVLWSEQVLKGGQISAVVLNSGGANACTGPQGFQDTHATAEKVAEVLDRAPIEVAVCSTGLIGVTLPMDKLLPGVEKAAAALSEHGGEKAALAIKTTDTHHKTAVVSRDGWTVGGMAKGAGMLAPGLATMLVVLTTDAVLTDAELDKALRDATKVTFDRVDSDGCMSTNDTVLLLSSGASGNTPGYDDFADAVREVCADLGRQLIGDAEGASKDIKVEVINAATEEDAVEVGRSIARNNLLKCALHGEDPNWGRVLSAIGTTQAVFEPDRLNVAINGVWVCKGGSVGEDRDLVDMRYREVHIVADLAAGTETATIWTNDLTADYVHENSAYSS
- the hchA gene encoding glyoxalase III HchA, yielding MSDATELSKDPAPDPAEDNAFFPSPYSLSKYTAPKTDFDGVQHKGAYTGGRWKVLMIGTDERYLLTEDGKFFSTGNHPVEMLLPLHHMMEAGVDVDVATLSGNPVKLELWAMPEEDKAVMETYEALKPQLKQPMKLSEVVADKLGPESDYIAVFIPGGHGAVIGLAESEDVTETLDWALANDKYVITLCHGPAALLAAARGKDKSPFDGYSLCVFPDALDTGANLEMGYLPGRLRWLVADLLEKQGVEVLNSEITGQTHQDRRLLTGDSPLASNALGLLSADVLVEAAKE